In a genomic window of Ralstonia nicotianae:
- a CDS encoding BaiN/RdsA family NAD(P)/FAD-dependent oxidoreductase, producing MMRCDVAVIGAGAAGMMCAAVAGQRGARVVLIDHVTKLAEKIRISGGGRCNFTNRNAGPANYLSNNPHFCRSALARYTPQDFIGLVSGYRIPYHEKHKGQLFCDDSAEDIIRMLEAECDKGNVLWRAGCAIAEVGKAGDAYRLATSAGEIVADKLVIATGGLSIPKIGATDFGYRIARQFGLKIVETHPALVPLTFQSEHWAPFAALSGVSMEVDVTVAPAAAAGKAGHRGNRGGATTFREDLLLTHRGLSGPAVLQISSFWSAGQPLSIDLLPDTDAAQWLCGEKAGSRKQLGTVLAQRLPERVAQAWCATHGASPHAPIAELSDKVLRTLGCALNRWALTPSGSEGYRKAEVTRGGVDTRALSSATMEAQAAPGLHFIGEVVDVTGWLGGYNFQWAWASAVAAGLAVAGS from the coding sequence ATGATGCGGTGCGATGTAGCGGTGATCGGCGCGGGCGCGGCCGGGATGATGTGCGCGGCGGTGGCCGGGCAGCGGGGCGCGCGCGTGGTGCTGATCGACCACGTCACGAAGCTCGCCGAGAAGATCCGCATCTCTGGCGGCGGGCGCTGCAATTTCACGAACCGCAATGCGGGGCCGGCCAACTACCTGTCGAACAACCCGCATTTCTGCCGCTCGGCGCTGGCGCGCTACACGCCGCAGGACTTCATCGGGCTGGTTTCCGGCTACCGCATTCCCTATCACGAGAAGCACAAGGGCCAGCTGTTCTGCGACGACAGCGCGGAAGACATCATCCGCATGCTCGAAGCCGAGTGCGACAAGGGCAACGTCCTCTGGCGCGCCGGCTGCGCCATCGCCGAGGTCGGCAAGGCCGGCGATGCCTACCGCCTGGCCACCAGCGCCGGCGAGATCGTCGCCGACAAGCTGGTGATCGCCACCGGCGGGCTGTCCATCCCCAAGATCGGCGCGACGGATTTCGGTTACCGCATCGCCCGCCAGTTCGGCCTGAAGATCGTCGAGACCCATCCGGCGCTGGTGCCGCTGACCTTCCAGTCCGAGCATTGGGCGCCGTTCGCCGCGCTGTCGGGCGTGTCGATGGAGGTGGACGTGACGGTCGCGCCGGCGGCGGCTGCCGGCAAGGCGGGCCATCGGGGCAACCGGGGCGGCGCCACGACGTTCCGTGAAGACCTGCTGCTGACGCATCGCGGCCTGTCCGGCCCGGCCGTCCTGCAGATTTCCAGCTTCTGGAGCGCCGGGCAGCCGCTGTCGATCGACCTGCTGCCCGACACCGATGCCGCGCAATGGCTGTGCGGCGAGAAGGCCGGTTCGCGCAAGCAGTTGGGGACGGTGCTGGCGCAGCGCCTGCCGGAGCGCGTCGCGCAGGCGTGGTGTGCCACCCATGGCGCCAGCCCGCACGCGCCCATCGCCGAGCTGTCCGACAAAGTGCTGCGGACCCTGGGCTGCGCGCTCAACCGCTGGGCGCTGACGCCATCCGGCAGCGAGGGCTACCGGAAGGCCGAGGTCACCCGCGGCGGGGTCGACACGCGGGCGCTGTCGTCCGCCACGATGGAGGCGCAGGCCGCGCCCGGACTGCACTTCATCGGCGAGGTGGTCGATGTGACGGGCTGGCTGGGCGGCTACAACTTCCAGTGGGCCTGGGCTTCCGCCGTGGCGGCCGGGCTGGCGGTGGCGGGCAGCTGA
- a CDS encoding GatB/YqeY domain-containing protein: MSLKAQITEDMKAAMRAKEMDRLGTIRLLQAAIKQREVDERIELDDAAVLAVIDKMIKQRRDSISQFQQAGRDDLVAKESAEVAVLQAYMPAQLSDAEVDAAVRDAVAKAGAAGPQDMGKVMGLLKPALAGRADMTQVSARVKAVLAGA; this comes from the coding sequence ATGTCGCTGAAGGCACAGATCACGGAAGACATGAAGGCCGCCATGCGCGCCAAGGAAATGGACCGCCTGGGCACCATCCGCCTGTTGCAGGCCGCCATCAAGCAGCGCGAGGTGGATGAGCGCATCGAGCTGGACGATGCCGCCGTGCTGGCCGTGATCGACAAGATGATCAAGCAGCGCAGGGACTCCATTTCGCAGTTCCAGCAGGCTGGCCGCGATGACCTGGTCGCCAAGGAATCGGCCGAAGTCGCCGTGCTGCAGGCCTACATGCCGGCGCAGCTGTCGGACGCCGAGGTCGACGCCGCCGTGCGCGATGCCGTGGCCAAGGCCGGTGCCGCCGGTCCGCAGGACATGGGCAAGGTGATGGGCCTGCTCAAGCCGGCCCTGGCCGGCCGCGCCGACATGACGCAGGTCTCGGCCCGCGTGAAGGCCGTGCTGGCCGGCGCCTGA